A window of the Balaenoptera acutorostrata chromosome 13, mBalAcu1.1, whole genome shotgun sequence genome harbors these coding sequences:
- the TSSK1B gene encoding testis-specific serine/threonine-protein kinase 1 — MDDAAVLKRRGYIMGINLGEGSYAKVKSAYSERLKFNVAVKIIDRKKAPTDFLEKFLPREIEILAMLNHHSIIKTYEIFETSDGKVYIVMELGVQGDLLEFIKTRGALQEDDARKKFHQLSSAIKYCHDLDVVHRDLKCENLLLDKDFNIKLSDFGFSKRCLRDDSGQLTLSKTFCGSAAYAAPEVLQGIPYQPKVYDIWSLGVILYIMVCGSMPYDDSNIKKMLRIQKEHRVNFPRSKHLTGECKDLIYRMLQPDVNRRLHIDEILSHCWVQPKAWGLSSAAINKEGESSRATEPPWTPEPSSDKKSATKLEPKTWAETRPEEEALAVQVSRQSEAMGLTSEQPSKEIKEGATPQPSETHT, encoded by the coding sequence ATGGATGATGCTGCCGTCCTCAAGCGACGAGGCTACATCATGGGAATCAATTTGGGAGAGGGCTCGTATGCGAAAGTCAAATCCGCTTACTCTGAGCGCCTGAAGTTCAACGTGGCGGTCAAGATCATCGACCGCAAGAAAGCCCCCACAGACTTCCTGGAGAAATTCCTTCCCCGGGAAATTGAGATTCTGGCCATGCTAAACCACCACTCCATCATCAAGACCTACGAGATCTTTGAGACCTCTGACGGCAAGGTCTACATCGTCATGGAGCTCGGGGTCCAGGGCGACCTCCTTGAGTTCATCAAGACCCGGGGGGCCCTGCAGGAAGACGATGCGCGCAAGAAGTTCCACCAGCTGTCCTCAGCCATCAAGTACTGCCACGACCTAGATGTTGTCCACCGAGACCTCAAGTGTGAGAACCTTCTCCTCGACAAAGACTTCAACATCAAGCTGTCCGACTTCGGCTTCTCCAAGCGCTGCCTGCGGGATGACAGCGGCCAACTGACACTGAGCAAGACCTTCTGTGGGTCGGCGGCATACGCGGCCCCCGAGGTGCTTCAGGGCATCCCCTACCAGCCCAAGGTGTATGACATCTGGAGCCTAGGCGTGATTCTCTACATCATGGTCTGCGGCTCCATGCCGTATGACGACTCCAACATCAAGAAGATGCTGCGCATCCAGAAGGAGCATCGCGTCAACTTCCCGCGCTCTAAGCACCTGACGGGTGAGTGCAAGGACCTCATCTACCGCATGCTGCAGCCGGACGTCAACCGGCGGCTGCACATCGACGAGATCCTCAGCCACTGCTGGGTGCAGCCCAAGGCCTGGGGCCTGTCCTCTGCAGCCATCAACAAGGAGGGGGAGAGCTCTCGGGCCACCGAGCCCCCGTGGACTCCTGAGCCCAGCTCCGACAAGAAGTCTGCCACCAAGCTGGAGCCCAAGACCTGGGCAGAGACAAGACCCGAGGAGGAGGCGCTGGCGGTGCAGGTGTCAAGGCAGTCAGAGGCCATGGGCCTCACCAGCGAGCAACCCAGCAAGGAGATCAAGGAAGGGGCCACCCCGCAGCCTTCAGAGACACACACCTAG